One part of the Bradyrhizobium sp. CB1650 genome encodes these proteins:
- a CDS encoding flavin reductase family protein yields the protein MNNLPKHPAIRDPANELASDNSSIDPRDFRNALGTYATGVTIITAASQDGKPYGLTCNSFASVSLNPPLVLWSLVVYSSSLTVFQNASHFTANVLGASQQALANKFAKSSDDKFTGVEWTPGLGNAPVLADSVANFQCRSVNRYYGGDHVIFLGAVEAYAYNSKDPLLFARGTYGRFFADDERKKSP from the coding sequence ATGAATAATCTACCGAAGCATCCGGCCATACGTGATCCCGCCAACGAGCTCGCGAGCGATAATTCGTCGATCGATCCCCGCGATTTCCGCAATGCGCTCGGCACGTATGCAACTGGCGTGACGATTATCACGGCCGCGTCGCAGGACGGTAAGCCTTATGGGCTGACGTGCAACTCGTTCGCTTCGGTCTCCCTGAACCCGCCGTTGGTCCTCTGGAGTCTCGTTGTCTATTCATCGAGCCTGACCGTGTTTCAGAACGCCAGCCATTTTACCGCGAATGTGCTCGGCGCTTCGCAACAGGCGCTTGCAAACAAGTTCGCCAAGTCCTCCGACGACAAGTTCACTGGCGTCGAGTGGACACCGGGGCTTGGTAATGCTCCGGTCCTCGCCGATAGCGTCGCCAATTTTCAGTGCCGCTCCGTCAATCGCTACTACGGCGGCGATCACGTGATCTTCCTTGGCGCTGTCGAGGCCTACGCCTACAATTCCAAGGATCCGCTGCTCTTTGCGCGGGGCACGTATGGCCGGTTCTTCGCTGATGATGAACGAAAGAAATCGCCATAG
- a CDS encoding CoA transferase encodes MSTKPQLPERSSRATGGPSALDGLLVVDFTRVVAGPACTQTLGDFGANVIKIENPDGGDDTRAYEHAEIGGESAAYLSLNRNKRGIALDFGVPEALEIARDLIRKADVVVENFSSGVMKKFGLDYEAVVPTNPRLVYCSISAYGRSGPFSSRPGFDPITQAESGFMSLNGFADGPPVRTGPPIVDMATGMSACNAILLALLARDRLGRGQHVEVALFDIAMAMTGFYGMAYLINGQNPGRFGNSPSGSPTVGVYEASDGPLYMACANDRLYRRLVVEVLNRPDLISDPQFATRKARSENKELLRAAIAEVFASDNLENWMAKMKLANIPVGYLRTVEEGFNAPEARQRHRLSRIPHRTADWVPNIEPPITMSVTGAVDPVAAPLLGEHTESVLRETLGYDDRRIAELVEKGAFGAGKVPTSA; translated from the coding sequence ATGTCCACCAAGCCTCAATTGCCGGAACGATCATCGCGGGCGACGGGAGGCCCCAGCGCACTCGATGGCCTACTGGTCGTAGATTTCACGCGGGTGGTTGCCGGCCCGGCTTGCACGCAGACGCTCGGCGATTTCGGCGCGAACGTTATCAAGATCGAGAATCCGGACGGCGGCGACGACACGCGCGCCTATGAGCACGCCGAGATCGGGGGTGAAAGTGCAGCCTATCTCAGCTTGAACCGCAACAAGCGTGGTATCGCGCTCGACTTTGGCGTGCCGGAAGCGCTCGAGATTGCGCGGGATCTGATCCGCAAGGCGGATGTTGTTGTTGAGAACTTTTCAAGCGGGGTCATGAAGAAATTCGGCCTCGACTATGAGGCGGTCGTGCCGACCAATCCACGACTGGTGTACTGTTCGATCTCAGCCTACGGGCGCAGCGGGCCATTCTCCTCGCGTCCCGGTTTCGATCCCATCACCCAGGCGGAAAGCGGCTTCATGTCGCTCAACGGGTTCGCGGACGGTCCCCCGGTTCGCACCGGACCACCCATCGTGGACATGGCGACGGGCATGTCCGCATGCAATGCCATCCTGCTGGCCCTGTTGGCGCGGGACCGGCTTGGCCGCGGACAGCATGTTGAAGTCGCCTTGTTTGACATCGCCATGGCGATGACCGGCTTCTACGGCATGGCCTATCTGATCAACGGACAGAACCCGGGACGATTCGGCAATTCGCCGAGCGGATCTCCTACAGTCGGCGTCTACGAGGCATCCGACGGGCCGCTCTACATGGCCTGTGCCAACGACCGGCTGTATCGCCGGCTGGTTGTCGAGGTGCTGAACCGGCCTGATCTCATCAGCGATCCGCAATTCGCCACGCGGAAGGCGCGGTCCGAGAACAAGGAACTGCTGCGGGCGGCCATCGCGGAGGTCTTTGCGAGCGATAACCTCGAGAACTGGATGGCGAAGATGAAGCTCGCCAATATTCCGGTTGGCTATCTCCGCACCGTCGAGGAGGGCTTCAATGCGCCTGAGGCGCGCCAGCGCCATCGGTTAAGCCGGATTCCGCACCGCACGGCGGATTGGGTGCCGAACATCGAGCCACCGATCACAATGAGTGTGACCGGAGCGGTTGATCCCGTTGCCGCCCCGCTATTGGGCGAGCATACGGAGAGCGTCTTACGGGAGACACTTGGCTATGACGACCGCCGGATCGCGGAGTTGGTCGAGAAGGGGGCATTTGGGGCAGGCAAGGTCCCGACGTCGGCCTGA
- a CDS encoding ABC transporter substrate-binding protein, with product MRTVSRWILALGAAAAVMAGASASRTQQTIRVGWTIPAEESKYWMMRRPAEFPDIGKTYNIEWTQFQGTAPMTQALAAGALDCATQAPLSLANGVVGGNLKAYIVAQHVFEKPGGFSVYWAVMDDSPIKTIADLKGKTVGISVIGGGTQGPFNLLLKQNGVDPAKDIKLVEVGFAVSEDALRQGRVDAVNMNQPFAARAEAKGGTRKLFSLSQAMPNIVHILEACRADFVDKNPEVVKAYVRDITSGMKKALANREETLKVVSEVLKAPIPVLETYLLKDNDFGRDPGAAPNFPAIQKMLDIYAETGMLPKLDIAQFKHPTIVAPLQ from the coding sequence ATGCGAACCGTTTCGAGGTGGATCCTGGCATTGGGGGCGGCAGCGGCCGTGATGGCGGGCGCAAGCGCATCACGGACGCAGCAGACGATCCGTGTCGGGTGGACCATTCCGGCTGAGGAGTCCAAGTACTGGATGATGCGCCGGCCGGCCGAATTCCCCGATATCGGCAAGACCTACAACATCGAATGGACCCAATTCCAGGGCACCGCGCCGATGACGCAGGCGCTCGCGGCCGGCGCGTTGGATTGCGCGACGCAGGCGCCGCTGTCGCTCGCCAATGGCGTGGTCGGCGGCAATCTCAAGGCCTACATCGTGGCGCAGCACGTCTTCGAAAAGCCGGGCGGCTTTTCGGTCTATTGGGCGGTCATGGATGACTCGCCGATCAAGACGATTGCCGATCTCAAGGGCAAAACGGTCGGTATTTCCGTGATCGGCGGCGGAACACAAGGTCCGTTCAATCTGCTCCTGAAGCAGAACGGTGTCGATCCGGCGAAGGATATCAAGCTGGTCGAGGTTGGCTTTGCCGTCTCCGAGGATGCGCTGCGCCAAGGGCGGGTCGATGCGGTCAACATGAATCAGCCGTTTGCCGCGCGCGCGGAGGCGAAGGGAGGCACCCGAAAGCTATTCTCGCTTTCTCAGGCCATGCCGAACATAGTGCACATTCTGGAGGCCTGCCGTGCCGATTTCGTCGATAAGAATCCGGAAGTAGTGAAGGCCTATGTCCGCGATATCACCTCGGGCATGAAGAAGGCACTGGCAAATCGCGAAGAGACCTTGAAGGTGGTCTCGGAGGTTCTGAAGGCGCCCATTCCGGTGCTCGAGACTTACCTGCTCAAGGACAATGATTTCGGCCGCGACCCTGGCGCCGCGCCGAACTTTCCCGCCATCCAGAAGATGCTGGATATCTACGCTGAGACGGGAATGCTGCCGAAACTGGATATCGCGCAGTTCAAGCACCCGACGATCGTCGCGCCGCTGCAATAG
- a CDS encoding acyl-CoA dehydrogenase family protein, with protein sequence MAPSREPSTGQPAGPDTDERAYATMIASARALLPQLRERAARTEELRHLPPETERGLHEAGLFRMLQPRRVGGAELDYVALIDCAELLGQADASVAWNLANLASHHWMLGMFEPRAQDLVWSKDPDTLIASSFIFPAGRATKVEGGYRLHGSWPFSSGVASCEWNMLASIVSSDDEADGIEYRIFLLSKSDYKILDTWNVAGLRGTGSCDVEVRDAFVPAHMTVAVGDLAGGPTPGSKVNPNPLYTLPVFSLFPYVLSGVALGNAQASLDDYIEVVRHRISTYNRAKLSDFQSTQVKIAEASAKIDAARLIMRSACIDAMEDARHGRSPGMAVKTRYRRDGAFSVNLCTDAVSMLFAASGARGLFTTGVLQRQFRDAHAINSHLAFSFDAAGTNYGRVALGLPSENLTL encoded by the coding sequence ATGGCGCCTAGTCGAGAGCCGAGCACGGGTCAGCCCGCGGGGCCGGACACCGATGAACGCGCCTATGCGACAATGATCGCAAGTGCTCGGGCGCTCCTGCCGCAATTACGCGAGCGCGCGGCACGGACGGAGGAGTTGCGGCACCTGCCGCCGGAGACCGAGCGGGGCCTGCACGAGGCGGGCCTGTTTCGCATGCTCCAGCCCAGGCGCGTCGGCGGCGCCGAGCTCGATTATGTTGCCTTGATCGACTGCGCCGAGCTGCTCGGCCAAGCGGATGCATCCGTGGCCTGGAATCTTGCCAATCTGGCAAGCCACCACTGGATGCTCGGCATGTTCGAGCCCAGGGCGCAGGATCTGGTCTGGAGCAAGGATCCAGACACGCTGATTGCGTCGTCGTTCATCTTTCCCGCAGGCCGCGCCACGAAGGTCGAAGGTGGATATCGGCTGCATGGGAGCTGGCCGTTCTCCTCGGGCGTCGCCTCCTGCGAATGGAACATGCTGGCAAGCATAGTGTCGTCCGATGATGAGGCAGATGGCATCGAATATCGGATCTTTCTGCTTTCCAAGAGCGACTACAAGATACTCGATACCTGGAATGTCGCCGGGCTGCGTGGCACCGGTTCATGTGACGTGGAAGTTCGGGATGCCTTCGTTCCCGCCCATATGACGGTCGCCGTCGGCGACCTCGCTGGCGGCCCAACGCCGGGGAGCAAGGTCAATCCCAATCCGCTCTACACGCTGCCGGTATTCTCGCTGTTTCCTTACGTCCTTTCCGGCGTTGCGCTCGGCAATGCACAGGCGTCTCTTGACGACTATATCGAGGTCGTCCGTCATCGCATTTCGACCTACAATCGTGCCAAGCTGAGCGATTTCCAAAGCACCCAGGTCAAGATCGCGGAAGCCTCGGCCAAGATCGACGCTGCGCGTTTGATCATGCGTTCGGCATGCATCGATGCCATGGAGGACGCGCGGCATGGCCGCAGTCCCGGCATGGCCGTGAAGACCAGGTATCGACGTGACGGCGCCTTCTCGGTCAATCTGTGCACCGATGCGGTCTCGATGTTGTTTGCTGCGAGCGGCGCGCGGGGCTTGTTCACGACGGGCGTGCTGCAGCGACAGTTCCGCGATGCCCACGCGATCAATTCTCACCTCGCGTTCAGTTTCGATGCGGCCGGAACCAATTACGGACGTGTGGCGCTCGGCCTGCCGTCCGAGAATCTCACGCTGTGA
- a CDS encoding NAD(P)-dependent oxidoreductase — MAESSTANPQSAEKLGYIGLGLMGTPMTRRLLNAGHQVTVWNRSHGKVAPLVQAGARSAAAPRGVLASTDIVFMCVTDAAAVEEVIFGPEGLAAAPGTGKLVVDFSSIHPDAARDLASRLEAANGAGWIDAPVSGGTKGAEEGTLAIMAGGQAGDIERVRPYVLAMARRFTHMGPTGAGQTTKLCNQVIVGCAMAVLAEATRLAVNAGIDASRLPEALAGGFADSIPLQLFVPRMAQGVHSPPLGHIATMLKDLDTIADVAQATSTPVPMATLAGQLFRLAKAAHGAEADALEIYKLSTANR; from the coding sequence ATGGCTGAATCAAGCACAGCGAACCCGCAGAGCGCCGAGAAGCTCGGTTATATCGGCCTTGGGCTGATGGGGACACCCATGACCAGGCGGCTGCTCAACGCTGGTCATCAAGTCACCGTCTGGAACCGCTCGCATGGCAAGGTTGCCCCTCTGGTCCAGGCAGGCGCCAGGAGCGCGGCCGCGCCTCGCGGCGTCCTCGCGAGCACCGACATCGTGTTCATGTGCGTGACCGATGCCGCCGCCGTCGAAGAGGTGATCTTCGGTCCCGAGGGACTTGCAGCGGCACCCGGCACGGGCAAGCTCGTGGTGGACTTCTCCTCGATCCATCCGGATGCCGCACGCGATCTCGCCAGTCGGCTAGAAGCTGCGAACGGCGCGGGGTGGATCGACGCGCCGGTGTCGGGCGGCACCAAGGGCGCCGAGGAAGGAACGCTTGCGATCATGGCCGGCGGACAAGCGGGCGACATCGAGAGGGTGCGGCCTTATGTACTGGCGATGGCACGCAGGTTCACCCACATGGGCCCGACCGGAGCGGGCCAGACCACGAAGCTCTGCAATCAGGTGATCGTCGGATGCGCAATGGCCGTCCTCGCTGAGGCGACGCGCCTTGCCGTGAACGCCGGAATTGACGCCAGCCGGTTGCCCGAGGCGCTCGCCGGCGGCTTTGCGGATTCGATTCCGCTTCAGTTGTTCGTGCCGCGGATGGCTCAGGGTGTCCACTCACCGCCCCTCGGCCACATCGCGACGATGCTCAAGGACCTCGACACGATCGCCGACGTCGCCCAAGCCACATCGACACCGGTGCCGATGGCCACGCTCGCCGGACAACTTTTCAGGCTGGCCAAGGCCGCGCATGGTGCGGAGGCGGACGCTCTCGAGATCTACAAGCTGTCCACGGCAAATCGCTGA